In Brassica napus cultivar Da-Ae chromosome A3, Da-Ae, whole genome shotgun sequence, the sequence TACAAatcagaaaattttaaaccgaAGAATCGATTGGGACCCGGAACCAAAAATTCAtcgggttgtaccggttctttgaagatttgtTATCTTCGACCTGAACCCGATAGAACCTGAACCGGTCCCAaaccgaacttttatataacccgaatgattttgataaacctgAAAAACCGAAATCTGATTGGACAAAACCGAAATCGATTGGAACCCTGAATGCCCAGACTTaactgaaattataaaatgacactttttaaaatgaaaattttaatgtaCAACGACAACTAAGTTGAAACTGAGTGAGTATGTCTCTATCGCTTAAACCACTCATTTTGAGACATGTACATACTTGTGGTTGAACCTTTTGAGATTTTAGGCTTTTTgatatcacatttttttttggtctacaaaaggattttttttttcacaatggATAGCACACATTACACAAAAGTTTGCATCATATATAATCTGTAAGAAATTGCATTGTTTGAGATAACCTCAGATCTGAATGTATAAATCTTAAAACCTTAACCAGTATGATAAGTTGCTTCCAATGTTTTTAATTGTGGTTTAGTGACAAGTCACTGACAACCAAACATCGTGTGGCTTTTAATAAAGATACAACTTGTTTTGGGTTTAAACGTTGAGAGAATCAATTTTCTAACAGTTTTTAGTTAAGGAAttatttcattataaaaatacttaaggcttttgacccaaaaaaataatacttgGGTTAAAAATAGATAGGCTGATTTTTGAGGGTTTCTTTCACTAATATATAAGATCAGAAGGTTGACgaaaacaaagataaataaaacCTATAAAAAGACACGAGATCTACGGAAGCAGATAAGATCCAGAGGAATAGGCCAGTGGAAGACCAACAACAGCTGTTCTTCTTTTCCCCGACCACAAAGTCACTCGACAGTTGATTCAAATCCTATAAATTCCAACTGCTCTTCTTCATTTTCAATATCAAACGTTTCTTGCCTTATTCGAACAATATCTGTTCTGCTCAACACTGACTCTTCCACGACGTCGGAGAAATGGCTGGAGGGTTTGTCAGTCAAACGCCGGGAGTTCGAAACTATAATTACAAATTGACACCTAAAGTGTTCATAACATGTTTCATCGGTGCTTTTGGTGGTCTCATCTTCGGATACGATCTCGGGATCTCAGGTTTTGTTTTCAAGTCTTGTTCTTTTTTTGATCTGATCTAGGAAATATTGGTTGtgtgatttagtttttttttttgttattgcttGTAGGAGGGGTAACCTCAATGGAGCCGTTCTTGAAAGAGTTTTTCCCTCACGTGTACAAAAAGATGAAGAGCGCACATGAGAATGAGTACTGTCGTTTCGATAGTGAGCTTCTCACTCTCTTCACTTCGTCTCTCTATTTAGCGGCTCTGGTCTCTTCCTTATTCGCCTCCACGATAACCCGAATTTTTGGAAGGAAGTGGTCTATGTTTCTTGGTGGTTTCACCTTCTTTGTCGGCTCTGCTTTCAACGGCTTTGCCCAAAACATAGCCATGCTTCTCATCGGTCGTATTCTACTCGGTTTCGGTGTCGGATTTGCCAATCAAGTAAGTTTCTAAAaactttttatgtttaaaaaaaaaatacagtttaTCTTGGTTgcataaaaatatcattaaatgaaactaattcaaccaattaaaaaaaaacaatattttgtaattggtcacAAAGTTCAAGTGATATTTAATTCTTTCTAGAATAAAAAGAACatcaattattttgaaacaaatttttgtcTCTAAACACCACTTAAAATGATACGAATGGAGTATATAAAATGTTAGATCCAATCTATTTATAGCCTATtgattttaagttaaaaattataatattttatttccacCATGGTAGAAGTAACTTGACAGAGAAGTTACAATGGCTGCTTATACTAATTGGTTTTGGTTTCAGTCTGTTCCGGTTTATCTGTCGGAAATGGCACCTCCGAATCTTAGAGGAGCCTTCAACAACGGGTTTCAAGTAGCAATCATATTTGGTATTGTTGTTGCAACGATCATCAATTACTTCACTGCACAGATGAAAGGGAACATTGGGTGGAGAATCTCCCTAGGGTTAGCTTGTGTCCCTGCAATGATGATCATGTTCGGAGCTCTGATCCTTCCCGACACTCCAAACTCCCTCATCGAACGTGGCTTCGCTGAAGAGGCCAAGGAAATGCTTCGATCTCTCCGAGGAACCGATGAAGTCGAAGAAGAGTTTCAAGACCTCATTGATGCAAGCGAGGAGTCTAAGCAAGTGAAACATCCATGGAAGAACATCTTGCTTCCACGTTACAGACCACAGTTGATCATGACTTGCGCCATTCCTTTCTTCCAACAGCTTACCGGAATCAATGTCATTACATTTTACGCTCCCGTTCTGTTCCAAACCCTAGGGTTCGGTAGTAAAGCCTCGCTCTTATCAGCTATGGTAACGGGTATCATCGAGCTCCTGTGTACCTTCGTCGCTGTTTTCACAGTTGATAGGTTTGGAAGAAGAGTCTTGTTCCTCCAGGGAGGTATCCAGATGCTTATCTCTCAGGTAATgcaaaattctaaaccctaaccctagctcTACTTTACGTTTCTTGACGAACACTCAATCCCTCAAAAAATCGTTATTTGTGTTGTAGATCGCTATTGGAATCATGATTGGAGTCAAATTTGGAACAGTTGGAACAGGGAACATAGGGAAAACAGATGCTAATGTTATCGTGGCACTGATCTGCATCTATGTAGCGGGTTTCGCCTGGTCATGGGGACCGTTGGGATGGCTGGTCCCTAGTGAGATATCTCCACTAGAGATCCGATCAGCAGCACAAGCCATAAACGTAGCGGTCAACATGTTCTTCACATTCCTTGTAGCTCAGCTCTTCCTTACGATGCTTTGTCACATGAAATTCGGactgttcttcttctttgcggTGTTTGTCTTCATAATGACGATATTCATCTACTTGATGTTGCCTGAGACGAAGAATGTACCAATCGAAGAGATGAACAGAGTGTGGAAGGCACACTGGTTCTGGGGAAGATTTATTCCTGATGAAGCTGTTGGTGTTAGTGCTGCTGAGTTGCAACAAAAGGCGGTGTGATGATGGAACAAAGTTTTCTTTGGGCAAAAGACttgtgagaaaacttgaaaagaGAAAGGTGATGATTCAAAGGATGAAATGTCGAATAATGCTGCTCTGCTTTTGTTAAGCAGAGACTTAGCTTTCAGTTAGTTTATTCTTTCGTTCTTATTAAATTTCTCTTTGTTGCAATTGAAGTTTCGACCTAAAgcaagttaagaaaaaaaaatgaaaactgaaATCAGTTTGCCTTATGTTTTTGTACTCTTATTTAACATTcctgttaatatatttatttggaaaaaaaaaagagttctaaTGCTAGATCGAGAAACGAGAATAGTTCAGTAGATATTTGAGTTTTGTCCAAAAGGGGTAGGTACCATTCTGTTACAACAATTTTTAGGTAGAagtaaatgaaacatttttaaaagTGTTCTAATCCATTAATTTTGGAATATCAGATTAGTAGATGACAAACCAATTTTATAGTGGAACAATTATGAATTGGATTCAGGTATTACATTACTGTACATTAATTCTAATTAAAAACTAGTTTTAATTGGATTTGACTCATATTCCTCATCTTTTAATAGAAACTTTTCGTTATTAGAAACTTTCATAGCATGCCAAATTGACAAAGACAAAACTAAAATTTCCTTAGTATAAAAACATAAGGGCCGTATATGGGCCGAAGCCCAAATAGTTTAATCATCGTTCATGAACCACAAACAGTCTCTCTCTCCCAGCGACGGTTCATTTCTTCCTCTTTGACCAAATCCCACAGACTCCGTCATGTCCTCCGACGGAAACTCCACCGCCGCCGCGGCGGTCGAAAAGATGTTCTTCTGTTACCAATGCAACCGAACAGTCACAATCTCAacctcctccacctcctccgATCCCTTCTGCCCTCTCTGCTCCGGTGGGTTTCTCGAAGAATACGACGAACCAAACCCTAATCCACCCCCAAATCTGAACCCTAGCGGAGGAGGCTTCTTCCCCATGTCCGATCCTTTCTCCACCTTACTCCCTCTCCTATTCGGCTCCAACCCCTCGATGCAGCCTCGCTCCACGCGAAACGACGCGTTCGATCCGGTGTCGTTTCTCCAGAACCACCTCCAGCATCTCCGATCCAGCGGCACGCACGTGCAGTTCGTGATCGAGAATCACCCCTCCGATCAATCAAACCGAGTCCCGGGGAACCTCGGGGACTACTTCTTCGGCCCTGGACTCGAGCAGCTGATTCAGCAGCTCGCGGAGAATGATCCTAACCGGTATGGAACTCCTCCGGCGTCGAAATCGGCCGTCGACGGGCTGCCGAGTGTTAAGGTGACGAAGGATATGGTGAGGTCGGAGATGAACCAGTGCGCCGTTTGTATGGATGAGTTTGAGGACGGTGGGGATGTAAAGCAGATGCCTTGCAAGCACGTGTTTCATCAGGATTGTTTGATGCCGTGGCTGGAGTTGCATAACTCTTGTCCGGTCTGTCGGTACGAGTTACCCACGGATGATCCTGAGTATGAGAGTAGGGGTCAGGGTCAAGGAGGGGAGGCTAGTGGGGCTGTGGAGACGGGGAGGAGGTTTAGTATACAGGTGCCTTTGCCGTTTAGGGGACTTGATGGTGAGGGTTCTGGGTCGGGTGCACCTGGAAGTGGAGGTGGAGCTAATCTCGAGACCAGGGGGGATGATTTGGATTGAGGTTTGTGTCTCTTGCCTTAGTAAAAATCCTTTGCTTGAACTAGACTACTTACTGTTTTAGACTGCAAGAACTTTGTCGATGTGTGGCTAACTATGTTAACTTCATGCTCGGGTCGTTTCATCGGTATGTATTAGGTTGAAGTCGAATTTTCGTGTTAGGCATCTGTTTTGCAATTGTGAGCTCAAATGTTGCTGTGCTTGATCAAGAAGTTCTATAGGGATAGAGTAGTTCCTGGCTTGCTCTTGGTGGTTCTCTCTGTTagcaatatatatatcattgctTATTAGATATCTTGGGCATTCTGAGTAATGCGCTAACCTTGGATATTGGACTCAGTAGACGTATTAGTCATGGAGATATTGGTCTTAAGGTTTGTATAGTTATTTGAGTTAGCATTTAAGGATTTGGTTAATCCATTAGTGTAATTGTTAATGGATTTAGACCTTTCTTTATTTGTGGAAATCACTTTGCCTTTGAAGAAAATGAAACCACTTGTCCTAAAGCTTTGCTACTTTCATCTGTGGCGCAGTATGGCCAGAGTCATTGCTTGTAGATTGGATTGGAAAAATGATGTGCACAAGTTctcaggaaaaagaaaaaagtgacGTTGAGGTTTTACCATATTTTGTACatttaccaacaaaaaaaaagaagtcatGTTCTCGTCTGTACCTTTTTGGGATTATAACGATTGTGAGTTTAAAGAAAAATCGCAATATTTCATTCAAGtgctattttgtttattttctcagTCCATGATTGGGGTATGTGAAATCGAGATCCCTATACACGATTTTGATTCACTCATCAAACTTTAAACATATATGACTTGCAAAATTCGGACACATACTGAAAATATAAACAGTCCCTTGTGGTGTGTTTCGTGAACTTTGTATCAAACGACTTTACAGctttttgttctcaaacttATCCTATATTACACGTAGTCACAAATGTGCAACATTTTTCCCATTGTTTTTTTCAGCTTTTCTTCTTATATGGTAATGGCATGTATGATGCGGGAACCAACAAAAAATGGCTATCTATTCGTTGCTTGTATCTGTTTAGTTGGGCATCACTATTGATAGAAAAATTGattataatcatttttttcttctgcttATCTGACaatgtttaaaatttgaaaccatcAGTTTAAcagaaaacacacaaataggACATAATCGTCATTTCAGGACATGTGAGGTGCTGAAAATTCACCTTTCTCAAAATTCAGTTGGTggccaaaaaccaaaaacatttaAGGGTTTTTGCACTAGATATAcatgaaacattttttaattaggTAAATGGCTAAAAGACTATTCATTTTTTGGTAATACCAATACTATCCCTAGTTCTATGGTGAGCGGGAATATATGTGTAGATATTTTGTCTGACACGTCGTTCAGACAACCGGTTAACACGCTTTGTAATAATTATGACATCTCCTTGGGATTGTATCAAACGGTAGTgcaaaaacttaacaaaaatccTAATTAACATCTACTATCTTTCTTAGATCTTATCAGACCCTTCATTTTCCCTCATTTTTCTATCACCCAAAAGTTGTAAACCTTAATTGAGAGATGGTGGGTTCTCGACTACTTGCGTGTGTGTAGTCTGTCGTCTTTCTTCTACCTCCGACTGCTTCATCTCCTCACTTCCTCTTCGAAACTCCAATTATCTCCCTCTCTTGGCCGAGAGTTTCGATTAATCCCTTCCCGATGTTCTTATTCGTTCCGTCGGATGGAATCTCCTCCGGCTTCGTCTTCGTCTCCGATGTCGGTAACCGCTTCGGAAACCGATTCCCTAGCGAAGGATCTGCAGAATCAAAATCTGGGAGCTGTTGATGAAGGTGCTAAGATCAAACGGAAGCTCGAAGATTTTAACTGGAACCACTCCTATGTTAAGGAGTTGCCTGGTGATCCCAGAAGCGATGTTACCTCGCGTGAGGTAATTCAAAGGATGAATCTTTTGTTATGTGGTTAAATCTGTAGTCATCAAGTTCGTATTTTTATCTAGTTTGTTGTTGAATGGTAAACGTCGCCCACACGCTCCAAGAACATGTGGGCCTCTTTCTTTTTCGGCGTCTCtttgtttcagattttttctGAGTTTCTAAGAGTTTGTATCCAATTCAATCGCTGATTACATGCGGTTCAAGCGCTGCTTCGGCGCTGACATCAACGGCTCTAGCAAGTAGCAGACAGCAATCATCAGCTACCAGAAACGCTTCTCTTGGATTCTCCCCAACCCCTTTCTTCAGGTAACGCCACTTACT encodes:
- the LOC125607024 gene encoding sugar transport protein 4-like, translating into MAGGFVSQTPGVRNYNYKLTPKVFITCFIGAFGGLIFGYDLGISGGVTSMEPFLKEFFPHVYKKMKSAHENEYCRFDSELLTLFTSSLYLAALVSSLFASTITRIFGRKWSMFLGGFTFFVGSAFNGFAQNIAMLLIGRILLGFGVGFANQSVPVYLSEMAPPNLRGAFNNGFQVAIIFGIVVATIINYFTAQMKGNIGWRISLGLACVPAMMIMFGALILPDTPNSLIERGFAEEAKEMLRSLRGTDEVEEEFQDLIDASEESKQVKHPWKNILLPRYRPQLIMTCAIPFFQQLTGINVITFYAPVLFQTLGFGSKASLLSAMVTGIIELLCTFVAVFTVDRFGRRVLFLQGGIQMLISQIAIGIMIGVKFGTVGTGNIGKTDANVIVALICIYVAGFAWSWGPLGWLVPSEISPLEIRSAAQAINVAVNMFFTFLVAQLFLTMLCHMKFGLFFFFAVFVFIMTIFIYLMLPETKNVPIEEMNRVWKAHWFWGRFIPDEAVGVSAAELQQKAV
- the LOC111214174 gene encoding E3 ubiquitin-protein ligase RING1-like, encoding MSSDGNSTAAAAVEKMFFCYQCNRTVTISTSSTSSDPFCPLCSGGFLEEYDEPNPNPPPNLNPSGGGFFPMSDPFSTLLPLLFGSNPSMQPRSTRNDAFDPVSFLQNHLQHLRSSGTHVQFVIENHPSDQSNRVPGNLGDYFFGPGLEQLIQQLAENDPNRYGTPPASKSAVDGLPSVKVTKDMVRSEMNQCAVCMDEFEDGGDVKQMPCKHVFHQDCLMPWLELHNSCPVCRYELPTDDPEYESRGQGQGGEASGAVETGRRFSIQVPLPFRGLDGEGSGSGAPGSGGGANLETRGDDLD